From the Desulfolucanica intricata genome, the window CGAAAATATGTAGTTATAAGAAACTGCAATTGATAATGGCTGCTGCTTGATTATTTCGGATAACTCCGATTACCCGATTACCCGCTTACCCGCATTCTTAATGAATTATAGTTCGTATAGTTCGTCATTAATAAACAAAATCCTGCTTTGTTAAAAGATATAATTTATAATTTTTAAAAAATTCTGTACGCAATTAAATTAAAAAATTACTGCTCGTGTATTCTCCTCTAACCCTGGGAAGCCATCATATCTATTAAACACTTCCGGTAACAAAAATTAAACTGAAATTATTAAAAATATCACTTGCGCATTTCCTAGTTATGGTATATAATTACAGTAGTTAAATAATTGGTTTAAGTTACTTCGGATAAAAACCATGAAGGTTTAACTTGCTCGAAGCAAGTGACTTTCATGGTTTTTTATTATAGTGTTAAAAGCTTTACCTTGGCAGAAGCTTTTAACCTCCAAAATTATCATACGGCTCTTTCAGACATTCTTCCGTATGGTAATTTCAATCCTCCTTTTTTTATATAGACAAATGGACGTTTTATATTCCATTTGTCTATCTTTTTATTATCAATATTAAAAAACATTTTGCCCCATCCCCGACAGCAGCATAGCAAAAAAACCGGGACCGGTGCCGATATCCAAAACACGCAGGCACTCTCCGGCAGGCCTGTTATCATCAATCAGGTTTTTCCAGGCTTCTTTTTTGAAGCTGTTCATTTCCTTCCAGATCTGAGCGCTGTAGCTGCCAGCTTCATGCTGCCAGTAGTTTTCGATCCTGCATTGAATATCCGATTTTAACTTCATATTTGTCTCCATATATATACCTCCTAATTATTTTTAATAATAAAACGAGCCAAAAAGTCGCTGCTAAGGCGAACCCCCTTGGCTCGATTATCTTCTGCTCAATAATAATTCAATCTCTGCATATACACTTCTTGCGGACAACTAACCTGCTATTTTTTTAAAACTAATACAAACAATTTACTAAAATTAGAAAACCTCTACGTTCTCTCAATTACAATTCTGTGCTCAACCAAAGCCATTTCAACAATTTTACCTTTAATCGTTTTTCGCTGTCCAAAGATGTTTTCTAATACCAACATATCACCTTCAGGCGTTATTTTATCTATCGACTCCAGTAAAAGCTCTTCACTGCCGTTAATTTTTTCATATGCATTTGCTTCACACATTTTCATCCGACCTTTCTTTATCTAATATCAATAACTATTCACGTTGGTAAGCCATACACCTCCGTAGATCAAGTACGGTTTGATGAGAGGGAAGCCAAAGATAAGTCCGGTTTATTTAAATAAATCCGGGTAGAATCCTTTGGCTAGAAGTTCTACCGAATAGGCCATTCTAACGCCGGGCAAAACACTTTCCAGCGTGATGGGAATGAACATTTCATTTTTAACACAATCCAACCGAGAAAGCCCCGGGTCATTTTTGATGGATTTGATTTTTTCTTTCAAAGAAGGTACATCGTAATCGTGAACAACGATAATATCAGGATCCCTTTTCAAAACTTCTTCGTAACTTACCATAGCCCATTGTTTATCAGTGATGTCATCAAAAATGTTTTTACCGCCGG encodes:
- a CDS encoding CooT family nickel-binding protein — encoded protein: MCEANAYEKINGSEELLLESIDKITPEGDMLVLENIFGQRKTIKGKIVEMALVEHRIVIERT